GGATCGACGACGTGATCGAAAGGTGCTCGCTCGGCGACGTCCGGACGAAGCTTCTCGCGAGGCTTTCCCGGGGCTACCGGCAGCGCGTCGGTCTCGCCCAGGCGCTGGTCCACGAGCCGGAGGTGCTGGTTCTCGACGAGCCGACCGCGGGGCTGGACCCGAAGCAGATCAACGAGACGCGGGCGCTCATTCGAACGCTCGCGGGCGATCACACCGTCATCCTCTCGACCCACATTCTTCCCGAGGTCTCGGTGACCTGCGAGCGCGTGGTCATCATCAATCAGGGCCGGGTCGTCGCGCAGGGCACCCCCAAGAGCCTCACCGAGCAGTTTCTCTCAGGCGAGCGACTCGACGTTACCGTCGAGGGGCCGGAGGAAGAGGTCACGAAGGCGATCGCCAGCGTTCCGAACGTGACGTCGGTGAGCTCCGAGCCCCGAGGGGAAGGTCGATTCGCCTTCCGCGTCGAAGTGGCCGAGGGCCAGGACGTCCGGCGCGCGATCTCGGAGCAGGTGGTGCGAGGCGGCTTCGGGCTCTTGGAGCTCACCCAGCGGGGCATGACGCTCGAGGAAGTCTACCTCCGCGCCATCTCGTCCGAGGAGGCGGCGTGATGGCCACGCTATGGGCCGTCTGGAGGCGCGAGGTCCAGGCGTACTTCGCCTCTCCCATCGCCTATGTCGTCCTCGCCTTCTTCATCTTCCTCTACGGCTACTTCTTCTACGACTATCTGTACCTCTTCATCGAGCGCGGGATGGGCCGGGGGGGCTTCGGCGGGCCCGAAGTGATGAACCTCAATGAGGACCTGATCCGCTGGCTCTTCCACACGACCTGCATCCTCGTTCTGTTTCTCCTGC
Above is a genomic segment from Vicinamibacteria bacterium containing:
- a CDS encoding ABC transporter ATP-binding protein, which codes for MIEVENVTKRFGGLTAVSDLSFAVQKGEILGFLGPNGAGKTTTMRILTGFLPPTAGTACIAGHDILEEPLAAKRKTGYLPENPPLYPEMSVVDYLDFVARIKGVSKGSRKARIDDVIERCSLGDVRTKLLARLSRGYRQRVGLAQALVHEPEVLVLDEPTAGLDPKQINETRALIRTLAGDHTVILSTHILPEVSVTCERVVIINQGRVVAQGTPKSLTEQFLSGERLDVTVEGPEEEVTKAIASVPNVTSVSSEPRGEGRFAFRVEVAEGQDVRRAISEQVVRGGFGLLELTQRGMTLEEVYLRAISSEEAA